The genome window CACTATCTTGCCGACGTCGACGGCCGCATCGTCGAAATCCAAATCCACACGCATCGCGGCACGATATGGGCGGAGGCATCGCACCGGCTCGTCTACAAGGGCCCATTTTCCCAGGACAAGGCGGTTATCGCGTATCTCAACCGGCTGAGCGAGGCGATATTCTGGCTCGACTCCGGACTTTTGCGCGAGCTTCCCGATGTCCCCCAATCGCTGCCTGCCGAAGCCAGAGAGGATTTGAAGAAGGTGGTCGTGGGCGTGCGCGACTATGGATTGCAAAGCGCGTTCGAACTCAATCAGTTTTACGCCCAGCTTGCGCGGGAAATCCTGGAGCGTGACTCTTTCGACTTGGATGATGTCGTGGACATGGGCGGCTCCAGCAAAATGCGTAAATCGATAGAACAGAAGTCAACGCCTGAACGTTGATCAAAATGGCGGGAGGAAATTCGATGAAAGACTACGAGCCGGTTGAGATTCGCGGATATTTTCGCGCCTACTCGCATCTGCCGATCTGGGAGGTGCTGGACAAGGCCGGGATTTGGGAAAAGGTCGGCATCAAGATGCGCGGGATGGAATTCTGTGCGAGCCCGCCGGAGGCCGAAGGCGCACTGTTCGACGGCAAAATCGACTTTATCTCCGGCAATCACATCACGCCGTACGCGCTCGTTGGCCAGGGGAAGCCCATCGTCTGTATCGCCTCGCCGAGCAACAGCGTGCGCGACCGACTGGTGTCGCGCGAGCCGGTCGGCTCGCTGGCGGAGCTGCGCGGAAAAAAGATCGTCGATCTGGCGCTCAAAGGGCGCGTCGCTGGCTTTAATCACCTGCGCGGAAATCACATGCTGTATATCCTTCGCGCAGGGCTCAAGCTCAGCGACGTCCAGTGGGTGGAGATCGGCGAAGACATGTCGCCGGCGTTCAGAAAGCGCCAGTTCGAGCTGCTCACGTCGGGCAAGGCGGACGCGGCTTTGATCACCGGCGGGACGGCGCAGTTCGAAGAGGCGGGCTTGCACGTTCTTCCGCTCGATCCGCTGCCGATGATCAACGGCCCGACGCTCACGACCGCCCTCACGGCGCTGCAGCTAAAAGACCGCCTCGGCGAGCGAATGGTTAAAGCGATGGTCATGGGCATCCACTTCGCGCGCACGCATCGCGAAGAGACCGAGCGCATTCTCGACGGCTTAAGAAAACGAGAACCCGAAGCCGGCGGCCGCTACGAGAGCCTGACCCGGATGCCGATCAAGCCGTATCCCTCCCTTGAAGCGGTCGCGAACGCCTACGAGCTGTGCCTGATGAAAATTCCCGAGGCCAAGGCTTTCAGCCCGCTGGCGCTCTGGGACACGCACTACTTGCGCGAACTCGATCAAGCCGGCTTCATCGACGGGTTGTATAAAACATGAGGGCGGCCATAAAGGCCCATCTACGGCGTTGCGCTCCACCGACTCGCTCGACGTACTGAAAAAAGTACGCCTCCGCTCGTCGCTGTTCGCGCGCCTTGTAGCTGGGACCTTTCTGACCGCCCTCGAACCGGAGTTTCAAGATTAAAGAAGCGAAGTCCTCTAGAAGGTTCAATCCATTCCCGTAAATCTTCCATTGAAAAATTGTCAGCTCAAAAAAGGTTGTGCGTACGATTGATTGAGAGAAGACGGCAACTGGCACCGCCGCGGCGCATGACGGGAAAGGAGCGCCGCTGGCTCGACCCGAACAAAGGTCTCTTCAAAGTGCTTGAACGCCAGACGGACCGACTGGTGTCGCGCTTTGTTTTTCCCCACCTGCTCGGCCTCTGGCATCCCTACACCTGGCTTCTACCGCGCCGTTTTTGTCTGGCTGAAACTTCGCTCACACCCGTTGGGTGGCCGAGAGATCTCGCGCCGCTTAAGGTTCTATTGCTGTCCGACATTCATACCGGCGTTTTTCTCAAGGCGGAAATCCTGGCGGAGATCGTCGATTCCTTGATGGCGCTAAAGCCCGACCTCGCGGCGGTCGCGGGCGACGTTGTTACGGCGCGGGCGAGCGACCTCGATGGGTTTCTCCCCGCGCTCGCGCCGCTCGCGCGCGCGCCGCTCGGCGCCTGGTACTGCCACGGCAATCATGATTACTTCGGCCGCGATACGGAGAAGATTCGCGCGCGTCTAGGCTCGATCGGCATCACGACCCTCACGAACCAGGCGGTGGCGTTGGCGCACGGCGGCGGCAAGTTCGTTCTCGGCGGCATCGACGACCGCATCCTGGGAAAGCCCGATTGGGATCGGTTGTTGTCGCAGCACGGCCCGCCCCATCTTCTTCTGGCGCATAATCCGGATTCTTTTTACGACGCCGAGGCGCGCGGTGTTCCGCTGACGCTCTCGGGCCACACCCACGGCGGCCAGATCCGTTTCTGGAACGGCCCGCCGCTCGTGCGCCAGAGCCAGTTCTGTCTCGACGAGGGCGCCTACGCCTATAACTCGTCTCTCCTCGTCGTCTCGCGCGGCTTGGGAAGCGTGGGGCTGCCCTGGCGCTATGGCGCGGATCCCGAAGCGGTCATGATCCAGATAACAGGCCGGTGATAAAGGCTACGTGCCAACCGCCCGGCCGCGAGTCTCTCTGCGGGCCGATGCGATACGGCTGTGTTGCGCGGCACGAGAATTCTAAGAGAACATCTGAAGTACGCTTGATGCTTCCTCGTCCCACGCATCGTCCCTTCGAGAAACCCCCGGCCGGGCGGTTGGGCTCCAAACGCAGTCTATCTTGACCTCGCCGGTGGCGAGCTATGCGACGTGCTGAAAAGAGTACGCCTGCGCTTGTACTTTGAGCTTGACCGCATCGTAAGTTTGCAGTATGGCGGTGGCAGCAACGCAAAGGAGGTCTCATATGACGCGCCTTTGTCAGACCATGAAAACCAGTCTGCTGATTTCCCTGTTGGCGATTTTTTTTCCGTTCTTATTTCTCCACGCCGCCGAAGATAAGCCTTCCTGGCAGGTCGAGTGGGAAAAAACCGTTCGCGCCGCCAAGAAGGAAGGCCAACTGGTCAATTACGGCGGCGAGGAGATTACCCACTCCGATATCCTCAAAGCGTTCAACCAGGAGTATCCGGAAATCAGGGTCACGACTGCGAGCGGCCACGGCAGCGAGCTCGGCGCGCGCATCGTGGCGGAGCGCCGGGCGGGTAAATTCCTCGTCGATCTCTATTCCGGAGGCCCGAGCACGCCCTATCGCGTCCTTTATCTCAGCAAAGCCTTGGATCCGATCACGCCGCTGCTGCTCTTGCCGGAGGTCACCGACGTTTCGAAATGGTTTAGCGGGAAACACATCTACGCCGATCCCGAGAACAACTACCTCCTCTTGTTCGAAGGGAGCGTATCCGGCGGCGCCACGATCTACGTGAATAAAAATTTCGTCAACCCCGCGGAGATCAAATCCTACTACGATCTTCTGCAACCCAAGTGGAAGGGGAGAATTCTCTTCATGGACCCCAAGTCCAGCAGTCTCGGATTGAACGCCGCCACGTCCCTCTTCAACGATCCGGATCTCGGCCCGGAATTCTTGAAGCGGCTCTTCGGCGAGATGGACGTGACGATTTCCGGCAACCGGCGGCAAGGGACCGACTGGCTCGCCTCGGGGAAATTTCACGTCTGCTTTGCCTGCCGGGATACCGAGCGCGCGATCCAACAAGGGCTGCCGATCGGGGAGGTCGATGCTGCTTCCTTGAAAGAAGGCGGCAGCGAGATCGGCGGCGGCAGCAGCAGCGTTCTGGCTTTCTTGAACAAGGCGCCGCATCCCAACGCCGCCAAGGTTTACGTCAACTGGCTGCTCTCGCGCCGGGGACAAATCCTCTGGCAGAGAGTGATGAATAAGGTCGTCGTGGAAGGCTCCGATTCGATGAGAATCGATATTCCCAAGGACGACGTGCTGGCCGACGCGAAGCGGGTTCCTGGGCGCAACTACCGCGTGATCGGCTTTAGGGACCCGAAGTCGGTGCTCGCGTTTCTCGAAGCCACGTTGAAATAGGCTAGAGGCGTGAGGACTCTCGCCTCGCGCCTCTAGCCTCACGCCTGCGTTATCTCGGCGGGGGTGGAGGTGGGGTTGTTGGACCGGTAGGCGCCGGCGCTTCCCCGCCTTGCTCCTGGCGACGTTTTTGTTCTTCGCGCTGCTTCTGCAGCCGGCGCTGCTCCTGCAGTTGTTTCTGGCGCGCCTGTTCCTCCTGCGGTTGTTGCTGTTGCTGCTGCTGGCGTTTCAGCTCCTGGCGCTGCTGTTCTTTCTGGCTCTGCTGCTGTTGGCGCTGCTGTTCCTTGAGTTGTTTCTGGCGCTCTTGTTCTTGCAGGCGCTGCTGGCGCTCTTGGTCCTGCTGTTTCAGGCGTTCCTGCTCGCGCTGCTGCTGCTCTTCACGCTGCTGCTGTTGCCGGAGCTGTTGGTCTTTTTTCTGTTGCTCTTGTAATTGCTTCTGGCGCTCGCGCTCGTCTTGCTGCCGTTGCCGCTCCTGTTCACGGCGCTGCTCGGCGTCGCGCTGTTGTTGATCTCTCTGTTGCTGCTGTTGGAGCTGCTTTTCTTGTTTCTGCCTCTGCTGCTCCTCGAGTTTCTGCTTGCGTCCCTGCTCCTGCTTTTCGCGCTCTTGGTCGCGCTGCTGTTCCTGAAGCAGCTTCTCTTGTTTCTGTCGATCCTGCTCCTGCTGCTTCTTCTGACGTTCTTGGTCCTTCTGCTGGCGGTCATCGCGCTGCTGGTCTTTCTGCTTTTGCTCCTGGATCTCTTTTTGTTGCTTTTTAATCTGCAGCTCGTCGCGTTTTTGATCCTTCCGCTCCTGCTCCTGGACTTGCTTTTCCTGTTTCTCCGGTTGCCGCTCCCGTTTGCGCGGCAGGTCGGTGAGCACCGGTTCATCCCGCGTGGCGAGCTTTCTGCCCTTCGATGGAGTTACGGACCGTGGTGGAGGCGTCGATGGGCTCTCTTTCGCCGGAGCGAACCCGCCGCGCCCCTCGGCTGCGGGCCGAATTCGGGCACGCTGGTTGGCTTTGAATTCCTTGGCGCCGAGGCTTACGATCTCTTGCGGCGCCAGGGGTTGTCCCTTGCGCTCGCGGATCGCGCGCAACTTTTCTTCGAATCGTGGCGGCGGGGGCACCGGCGCGGTGCGCACGACGACCGGTCGCGAGAGAATCTTTTCCGATGGCCCCTGGATTTGGCGTCTCTGCCCTTCTTCAAAAGCCACGCGTATCGATTCGCGCCGCGGAATCGGCATGCTCCGCTCGCGCACGCGGACCGTGGTCACTTCCCTGATGATCGTGGTATCGCGCACGATTCGGGTCGTGACTCTCCGTGCGGAGACAAACGTCTCCTGATCGATCACGACGACGCGCGTGCGGTTCACGTACGTAACTTCCTCGACTCTCGCGCGCCCGCTCCACCAGGGCACGAAACGATCGCGCGGATGGAGCGGGAACCAGCCGACGTGGCCTCCGACGTAAACGATTTCGACGACGGCCGGGACGTACCTCACGACTCGGACTCTGCGTTCGACCGGCACCCAGTACCAACGGGAACGGTAATAGGTCCAGCGGCCGTAATGACACGGTGCCCAGCCCCATGGCTCTTCGCTGATCCAGGTCCAGCCCCATGGGTCCTGCCAAAACCAGTGGCCGACGGTGAAAGGCTGCCAGCCGACGGCGACTCGTGTGGGCGTCCAGGCGTAGCCGTACTCCGGAATCTCTTCCCATCGTCCGTGATCCGCCAGATCTTCGAGGCCGACGATGCGCTCGTTGGCGTACCGGTCCGCGTCCCGGTAGACGCGCTCGTAGCGTCCCTCGCGCTCGTCCACCCAGCGGTCGAACGCGTCCGCCGCGCGCAGGCCGACGATCTCATAGCGGGGTGCGTCTATGCCGGTGATGCGCATCTCCGCCTGCTCCACCGTCACCTCCCGGCCGTCCGCCGCGACGACCGCGGTTCCGCGCCGCACGATGACCCGCGTGTTGCCGTCGTCATCGACTTCGACGCGGTAGCGTCCCGGCGTGTCGAACGTCACCGCCACGTTGGGCGTGTCGATCTCGAAAATCTCGTCCGGATCGAGGCGCCGAATAATGACCGTCGCCGCGCCGTTGCCGAGATAGAATTGTTTGGTGTCGTGGGTGAGAGTGAGCGCGGTCAGATAACTTCCTCGCCCGATGCGGACGAAGTTGCCGCCCGGGAGTTGCAACTCGGCGCGTCCGTCCGGCGAGGAGTAGATCCTGTCTCCCAGCGTGAAGGGCACGTTGGTGATCGCAGTGTCCCAGTCGTCGGGATCGTCGCCGCGGCCATAGGACACCGCCCCCGAAATATACGAAATCCTGGCGACGGTCTGCTCGATGTCGTCGTCGTCGAATTCCTGTGCCGGCGCCGGCAACGGCGCATTCACAAACAGCATTAAGAAAGCCAGCGATGCCGCCAGACTCCGAAGGCTTAATTTTTTCGCTCCCAAAGAAATCATGCGATCCTCCCTCCCTCGCCGGCAATCCGTCGACACGATTCCGTATCCGGGGCCCTAAGTTATTTTCAAGCTTAGTGCGCAGTAAGGCGCAACACAATGGACCAGTAGGTTGGACGACTGGGTCGATAAGTTGGTTTACAGGTTTACCCCGCTCCGGTATCCACCTAATTGACACGTTTAGGTGCGAATTCCACAATAAACTACCCGGTGCGGCTTTATTCGCTCGCGAGGTGTGAATGGCGAGCGCGAAGAAAAAAAGGGAGGCGACTGAAATGGATCGGTTAAATCATGTTCGACAACGGTGTTTTTTGGCGTTGGCCGTCGTATTGATCTTTGACGGGTGCGCGGCGGAACTGGCCCGCAGACCAACTTTAGACGAGGCCCGGTCGGGGCAACGTCCGCAGGAAGGGGACGTCGTTTTGCAACCGGGTGAGGTGCGTGCCGAGGTCGCCGAAATCGATCGGAGCAGACGCGAGATCCGGGTTGTGTGGACCGATACCGGCCGCAGGGACATCCTTCCTTACGATGTCGCCTACACCCGAGTTCGATATCACGGTTTTGACTATTCTCCCGACAGTTTGGAGGCGGGCGATGTCGTAGCCTTTATGCCTATGCCTAATCCTCCGTCACGTCCCTATGTCGATACTATTATCCTTCAGTTGCCGGTCCAAGCGCGTGCCTCTTCGCCGTCAATCGCGCGGGGCGCTACTCCTCTGACGCCGCGACGCGATGTTATCGAGGGTACGGTCGAGCGGCTCGACTACGATCGCGGCGTGTTCGATGTGAGGCCCCGCTCCGGCGGTAGAACGGTGACCGTAACTCTTCCTTATAATGCCCGGGGAGTCGACGTGG of Candidatus Binatia bacterium contains these proteins:
- a CDS encoding DUF6600 domain-containing protein, translated to MISLGAKKLSLRSLAASLAFLMLFVNAPLPAPAQEFDDDDIEQTVARISYISGAVSYGRGDDPDDWDTAITNVPFTLGDRIYSSPDGRAELQLPGGNFVRIGRGSYLTALTLTHDTKQFYLGNGAATVIIRRLDPDEIFEIDTPNVAVTFDTPGRYRVEVDDDGNTRVIVRRGTAVVAADGREVTVEQAEMRITGIDAPRYEIVGLRAADAFDRWVDEREGRYERVYRDADRYANERIVGLEDLADHGRWEEIPEYGYAWTPTRVAVGWQPFTVGHWFWQDPWGWTWISEEPWGWAPCHYGRWTYYRSRWYWVPVERRVRVVRYVPAVVEIVYVGGHVGWFPLHPRDRFVPWWSGRARVEEVTYVNRTRVVVIDQETFVSARRVTTRIVRDTTIIREVTTVRVRERSMPIPRRESIRVAFEEGQRRQIQGPSEKILSRPVVVRTAPVPPPPRFEEKLRAIRERKGQPLAPQEIVSLGAKEFKANQRARIRPAAEGRGGFAPAKESPSTPPPRSVTPSKGRKLATRDEPVLTDLPRKRERQPEKQEKQVQEQERKDQKRDELQIKKQQKEIQEQKQKDQQRDDRQQKDQERQKKQQEQDRQKQEKLLQEQQRDQEREKQEQGRKQKLEEQQRQKQEKQLQQQQQRDQQQRDAEQRREQERQRQQDERERQKQLQEQQKKDQQLRQQQQREEQQQREQERLKQQDQERQQRLQEQERQKQLKEQQRQQQQSQKEQQRQELKRQQQQQQQPQEEQARQKQLQEQRRLQKQREEQKRRQEQGGEAPAPTGPTTPPPPPPR
- a CDS encoding metallophosphoesterase — encoded protein: MIERRRQLAPPRRMTGKERRWLDPNKGLFKVLERQTDRLVSRFVFPHLLGLWHPYTWLLPRRFCLAETSLTPVGWPRDLAPLKVLLLSDIHTGVFLKAEILAEIVDSLMALKPDLAAVAGDVVTARASDLDGFLPALAPLARAPLGAWYCHGNHDYFGRDTEKIRARLGSIGITTLTNQAVALAHGGGKFVLGGIDDRILGKPDWDRLLSQHGPPHLLLAHNPDSFYDAEARGVPLTLSGHTHGGQIRFWNGPPLVRQSQFCLDEGAYAYNSSLLVVSRGLGSVGLPWRYGADPEAVMIQITGR
- a CDS encoding extracellular solute-binding protein, coding for MTRLCQTMKTSLLISLLAIFFPFLFLHAAEDKPSWQVEWEKTVRAAKKEGQLVNYGGEEITHSDILKAFNQEYPEIRVTTASGHGSELGARIVAERRAGKFLVDLYSGGPSTPYRVLYLSKALDPITPLLLLPEVTDVSKWFSGKHIYADPENNYLLLFEGSVSGGATIYVNKNFVNPAEIKSYYDLLQPKWKGRILFMDPKSSSLGLNAATSLFNDPDLGPEFLKRLFGEMDVTISGNRRQGTDWLASGKFHVCFACRDTERAIQQGLPIGEVDAASLKEGGSEIGGGSSSVLAFLNKAPHPNAAKVYVNWLLSRRGQILWQRVMNKVVVEGSDSMRIDIPKDDVLADAKRVPGRNYRVIGFRDPKSVLAFLEATLK